Proteins encoded in a region of the Streptomyces sp. NBC_00310 genome:
- the gltB gene encoding glutamate synthase large subunit produces MRTPRQPSQHSANGQKWSFMDARPAAQGMYDPRNERDACGVGFVATLTGEASHALVEQGLTVLRNLEHRGATGSEPDSGDGAGILSQVPDAFFREVAEFELPEAGSYAVGIAFLPEEGIEEAVARIEAIAAEEGLTVLGWRDVPVAPELLGATARSTMPAFRQVFVADGAAVPATDIDLDRKSFVLRKRAEREVDVYFPSLSARTIVYKGMLTTGQLEPFFPDLSDRRFASAIALVHSRFSTNTFPSWPLAHPYRFVAHNGEINTVKGNRNWMRARESQLASDLFGSQETLDRIFPICTPEASDSASFDEVLELLHLGGRSLPHSVLMMIPEAWENHDSMESARRAFYQFHATMMEPWDGPACVTFTDGKQVGAVLDRNGLRPGRYWVTDDGLVVLGSEVGVLDIDPAKVVRKGRLQPGRMFLVDTVEHRIIEDDEIKAGLAAEQPYAEWLEAGEIELSDLPEREHIVHTHASVTRRQQTFGYTEEELRIILAPMAKTGGEPLGSMGTDSPIAALSARPRLLFDYFTQLFAQVTNPPLDAIREELVTSLRSSLGPQGNLLEPTAASCRSVTLPFPVIDNDELAKLIHINADGDMPGMKAATLSGLYRVSGGGDALAARLDEICAEADAAIDNGARLIVLSDRHSDAEHAPIPSLLLTAAVHHHLIRTKERTHVGLLVEAGDVREVHHVALLIGFGAAAVNPYLAMETVEDLVRAGTFLSDIEAEQAIRNLIYALGKGVLKVMSKMGISTVASYRGAQVFEAVGLADEFVEKYFNGTATKIGGVGIDVIAKEVAARHAKAYPASGIAPAHRALEIGGEYQWRREGEPHLFDPETVFRLQHSTRARRYDIFKKYTERVNEQSERLMTLRGLFGFKEGLEGRAPISIDEVEPVSEIVKRFSTGAMSYGSISREAHETLAIAMNQLGGKSNTGEGGEDPDRLYDPARRSSIKQVASGRFGVTSEYLVNADDIQIKMAQGAKPGEGGQLPGHKVYPWVAKTRHSTPGVGLISPPPHHDIYSIEDLAQLIHDLKNANPQARIHVKLVSEVGVGTVAAGVSKAHADVVLISGHDGGTGASPLTSLKHAGGPWELGLAETQQTLLLNGLRDRIVVQTDGQLKTGRDVVVAALLGAEEFGFATAPLVVSGCVMMRVCHLDTCPVGIATQNPTLRDRFAGKAEYVVNFFEFIAEEVREILAELGFRSIEEAVGHAEALDVTRAVNHWKAQGLNLEPLFHVPDLPEGAVRHQVIEQDHGLEKALDNELIKLAADALAASDATDAQPVRAQVKVRNINRTVGTMLGHEVTKKFGGAGLPDDTIDITFTGSAGQSFGAFLPRGVTLRLEGDANDYVGKGLSGGRVVVRPDRGADHLAEFSTIAGNTIAYGATGGELFLRGRTGERFCVRNSGALVVSEGVGDHGCEYMTGGHAVVLGETGRNFAAGMSGGVAYVIDLNRDNVNVGNAGAVEALDDTDKQWLHDVVRRHAEETGSTVAEKLLAEWPVAVERFSKIIPSTYKAVLAAKAAAEQAGLSETEITEKMMEAAING; encoded by the coding sequence ATGCGTACGCCGCGCCAGCCGTCCCAGCACTCCGCGAATGGCCAGAAGTGGTCCTTCATGGATGCTCGCCCTGCTGCGCAGGGTATGTACGACCCCCGCAACGAGCGCGACGCCTGTGGCGTCGGCTTCGTGGCCACCCTCACCGGCGAGGCGAGCCATGCGCTGGTCGAGCAGGGGCTCACGGTTCTTCGCAACCTGGAGCACCGCGGCGCCACCGGCTCCGAGCCCGACTCCGGTGACGGCGCCGGCATCCTCTCGCAGGTTCCCGACGCGTTCTTCCGTGAGGTGGCCGAATTCGAGCTGCCCGAGGCCGGCTCGTACGCCGTGGGTATCGCCTTCCTGCCCGAGGAGGGCATCGAGGAAGCCGTCGCCCGCATCGAGGCCATCGCGGCCGAGGAGGGCCTGACCGTCCTCGGTTGGCGCGACGTGCCCGTCGCCCCCGAGCTGCTCGGCGCCACGGCCCGCTCGACGATGCCGGCCTTCCGCCAGGTCTTCGTCGCCGACGGCGCGGCCGTGCCCGCCACGGACATCGACCTCGACCGCAAGAGCTTCGTGCTGCGCAAGCGCGCCGAGCGCGAGGTCGACGTCTACTTCCCCTCGCTGTCCGCGCGGACGATCGTCTACAAGGGCATGCTGACCACCGGCCAGCTGGAGCCCTTCTTCCCGGACCTGTCCGACCGCCGCTTCGCCTCCGCGATCGCGCTCGTGCACTCCCGGTTCTCCACGAACACCTTCCCGTCGTGGCCGCTCGCCCACCCGTACCGCTTCGTCGCCCACAACGGCGAGATCAACACGGTCAAGGGCAACCGCAACTGGATGCGCGCCCGCGAGTCCCAGCTGGCCTCCGACCTGTTCGGGTCGCAGGAGACGCTGGACCGGATCTTCCCGATCTGTACGCCGGAGGCCTCGGACTCCGCCTCGTTCGACGAGGTCCTTGAGCTGCTCCACCTCGGCGGCCGCTCCCTGCCGCACTCCGTGCTGATGATGATCCCGGAGGCGTGGGAGAACCACGACTCCATGGAGTCGGCCCGCCGCGCCTTCTACCAGTTCCACGCCACGATGATGGAGCCCTGGGACGGCCCGGCCTGCGTCACCTTCACCGACGGCAAGCAGGTCGGCGCGGTCCTTGACCGCAACGGCCTGCGCCCCGGCCGCTACTGGGTCACCGACGACGGCCTCGTCGTCCTCGGCTCCGAGGTCGGCGTCCTCGACATCGACCCCGCCAAGGTCGTCCGCAAGGGCCGCCTGCAGCCCGGCCGGATGTTCCTCGTCGACACCGTCGAGCACCGCATCATCGAGGACGACGAGATCAAGGCCGGTCTCGCCGCCGAGCAGCCGTACGCCGAGTGGCTGGAGGCCGGGGAGATCGAGCTCTCCGACCTGCCCGAGCGCGAGCACATCGTGCACACCCACGCCTCGGTCACCCGCCGCCAGCAGACCTTCGGCTACACCGAGGAGGAGCTGCGGATCATCCTCGCGCCGATGGCCAAGACCGGTGGTGAGCCGCTCGGTTCGATGGGCACGGACTCGCCGATCGCCGCGCTGTCCGCCCGTCCGCGCCTGCTCTTCGACTACTTCACCCAGCTGTTCGCGCAGGTCACCAACCCGCCGCTGGACGCGATCCGTGAAGAGCTGGTCACGAGCCTGCGCTCCTCGCTGGGTCCGCAGGGCAACCTCCTGGAGCCCACGGCCGCCTCCTGCCGCTCGGTCACCCTGCCCTTCCCGGTGATCGACAACGACGAGCTGGCCAAGCTCATCCACATCAACGCCGACGGCGACATGCCCGGCATGAAGGCCGCCACGCTGTCCGGCCTCTACCGGGTCTCCGGCGGCGGTGACGCCCTCGCCGCGCGCCTCGACGAGATCTGCGCCGAGGCCGACGCGGCCATCGACAACGGCGCCCGGCTGATCGTCCTCTCCGACCGCCACTCGGACGCCGAGCACGCGCCGATCCCGTCGCTGCTGCTCACCGCGGCCGTCCACCACCACCTCATCCGTACCAAGGAGCGCACCCACGTGGGCCTCCTGGTCGAGGCCGGTGACGTCCGCGAGGTCCACCACGTCGCCCTGCTCATCGGCTTCGGCGCCGCGGCCGTCAACCCGTACCTGGCGATGGAGACCGTCGAGGACCTCGTCCGCGCCGGAACGTTCCTCTCCGACATCGAGGCCGAGCAGGCCATCCGCAACCTGATCTACGCCCTCGGCAAGGGCGTCCTGAAGGTCATGTCGAAGATGGGCATCTCCACGGTCGCCTCCTACCGCGGCGCCCAGGTCTTCGAGGCCGTCGGCCTCGCGGACGAGTTCGTCGAGAAGTACTTCAACGGCACGGCCACCAAGATCGGCGGCGTCGGCATCGACGTCATCGCCAAGGAGGTCGCCGCCCGCCACGCCAAGGCCTACCCGGCCAGCGGCATCGCGCCGGCCCACCGTGCCCTGGAGATAGGCGGCGAGTACCAGTGGCGTCGCGAGGGCGAGCCGCACCTGTTCGACCCGGAGACGGTCTTCCGCCTCCAGCACTCGACCCGCGCGCGCCGCTACGACATCTTCAAGAAGTACACGGAGCGGGTGAACGAGCAGTCCGAGCGTCTGATGACGCTGCGCGGCCTGTTCGGCTTCAAGGAGGGCCTGGAGGGCCGCGCGCCGATCTCGATCGACGAGGTCGAGCCGGTCTCCGAGATCGTCAAGCGCTTCTCGACCGGCGCCATGTCGTACGGCTCGATCTCCCGCGAGGCACACGAGACGCTCGCCATCGCCATGAACCAGCTGGGCGGCAAGTCCAACACCGGTGAGGGCGGCGAGGACCCGGACCGCCTGTACGACCCGGCGCGTCGGTCCAGCATCAAGCAGGTCGCCTCCGGCCGGTTCGGTGTGACCTCCGAGTACCTGGTCAACGCGGACGACATCCAGATCAAGATGGCGCAGGGCGCCAAGCCCGGCGAGGGCGGTCAGCTGCCCGGCCACAAGGTCTACCCGTGGGTCGCCAAGACGCGTCACTCGACGCCGGGCGTGGGCCTCATCTCCCCGCCGCCGCACCACGACATCTACTCCATCGAGGACCTGGCCCAGCTGATCCACGACCTGAAGAACGCGAACCCGCAGGCGCGGATTCACGTGAAGCTGGTCTCGGAGGTCGGCGTCGGGACCGTGGCCGCGGGTGTCTCCAAGGCACACGCGGACGTCGTCCTCATCTCCGGCCACGACGGTGGTACGGGTGCCTCGCCGCTGACGTCGCTGAAGCACGCCGGTGGTCCCTGGGAGCTCGGTCTCGCCGAGACCCAGCAGACGCTGCTGCTCAACGGCCTGCGCGACCGCATCGTCGTGCAGACCGACGGCCAGCTGAAGACCGGCCGTGACGTCGTCGTCGCCGCGCTGCTCGGTGCCGAGGAGTTCGGCTTCGCGACCGCGCCGCTGGTCGTCTCCGGCTGCGTCATGATGCGCGTCTGCCACCTGGACACCTGCCCGGTCGGCATCGCCACGCAGAACCCGACGCTCCGCGACCGGTTCGCCGGCAAGGCCGAGTACGTCGTGAACTTCTTCGAGTTCATCGCCGAGGAGGTCCGCGAGATCCTCGCCGAGCTGGGCTTCCGCTCCATCGAGGAGGCCGTCGGCCACGCCGAGGCGCTCGACGTGACCCGCGCGGTGAACCACTGGAAGGCGCAGGGCCTGAACCTGGAGCCCCTGTTCCACGTGCCCGACCTGCCCGAGGGCGCCGTCCGCCACCAGGTGATCGAGCAGGACCACGGCCTGGAGAAGGCGCTCGACAACGAGCTGATCAAGCTCGCCGCCGACGCCCTCGCCGCCTCGGACGCGACCGACGCCCAGCCGGTCCGCGCCCAGGTCAAGGTCCGCAACATCAACCGCACGGTCGGCACGATGCTCGGCCACGAGGTGACGAAGAAGTTCGGCGGGGCCGGTCTGCCCGACGACACCATCGACATCACCTTCACGGGCTCGGCGGGCCAGTCCTTCGGCGCCTTCCTGCCGCGCGGTGTCACGCTGCGCCTGGAGGGCGACGCCAACGACTACGTCGGCAAGGGCCTCTCCGGCGGCCGTGTCGTCGTCCGCCCCGACCGGGGCGCCGACCACCTCGCCGAGTTCTCGACGATCGCGGGCAACACCATCGCCTACGGCGCGACCGGCGGCGAGCTGTTCCTCCGCGGTCGTACGGGTGAGCGGTTCTGCGTCCGCAACTCCGGCGCCCTGGTGGTGTCCGAGGGCGTGGGCGACCACGGCTGCGAGTACATGACCGGCGGCCACGCGGTCGTCCTCGGCGAGACGGGCCGCAACTTCGCGGCCGGTATGTCGGGCGGCGTCGCGTACGTCATCGACCTGAACCGCGACAACGTCAACGTCGGCAACGCGGGCGCCGTCGAGGCCCTCGACGACACCGACAAGCAGTGGCTGCACGACGTGGTGCGCCGCCACGCCGAGGAGACCGGCTCGACGGTCGCCGAGAAGCTGCTCGCCGAGTGGCCCGTCGCCGTGGAGCGCTTCAGCAAGATCATCCCCAGCACGTACAAGGCAGTGCTCGCCGCCAAGGCCGCCGCCGAGCAGGCCGGTCTCTCCGAGACCGAGATCACCGAGAAGATGATGGAGGCGGCGATCAATGGCTGA
- a CDS encoding VIT1/CCC1 transporter family protein: protein MAIIDTEAALHEAHRDNHTHRDVNGGWLRPAVFGAMDGLVSNLALMTGVAGGAAGREAVVVAGLAGLAAGAFSMAAGEYTSVASQRELVEAELDVERRELRKHPKDEQEELAALYESRGVDPALAREVARQLSHDPEQALEIHAREELGVDPGDLPSPAVAAVSSFGSFALGALLPVVPYLLGASALWPAVLVALVGLFGCGAVVARVTARPWWFSGLRQLALGGAAAGVTYALGSLFGAAV from the coding sequence GTGGCGATCATCGACACCGAAGCCGCGTTGCACGAGGCGCACCGTGACAACCACACCCACCGGGACGTGAACGGCGGCTGGCTGCGGCCCGCCGTGTTCGGGGCGATGGACGGGCTCGTGTCCAACCTGGCGCTGATGACCGGTGTCGCGGGCGGGGCGGCCGGCCGGGAGGCGGTCGTCGTCGCCGGGCTCGCGGGGCTCGCCGCCGGAGCCTTCTCCATGGCCGCCGGCGAATACACCTCGGTGGCCTCGCAGCGGGAGCTCGTCGAAGCCGAACTCGACGTCGAGCGGCGGGAGTTGCGCAAGCACCCCAAGGACGAGCAGGAGGAGCTGGCCGCGCTCTACGAGAGCCGGGGGGTCGACCCGGCGCTCGCCCGGGAGGTCGCGCGGCAGCTCTCGCACGACCCCGAGCAGGCCCTGGAGATCCATGCGCGCGAGGAGCTGGGTGTCGATCCCGGCGACCTTCCCTCGCCGGCCGTCGCCGCCGTGTCGAGCTTCGGCTCCTTCGCGCTGGGCGCCCTGCTCCCCGTAGTGCCGTATCTGCTCGGTGCGAGCGCGCTGTGGCCCGCCGTGCTGGTGGCGCTCGTGGGGCTCTTCGGCTGCGGTGCGGTGGTGGCCAGGGTGACGGCCCGACCCTGGTGGTTCAGCGGTCTGCGGCAGCTGGCCCTCGGGGGTGCCGCGGCGGGTGTGACGTACGCCCTGGGCAGCTTGTTCGGGGCGGCCGTATGA
- a CDS encoding ADP-ribosylglycohydrolase family protein, producing the protein MPSIACIPPVPAPGDAADLRERARGAMLGLAVGDALGAPAENMKPSEIRARWGRITGYVAENPSGTDDTEYAIFSGLLLARHGSALTVTHVETAWHQWIADRDEGPFRGAGFSERGTLENLRRGLAAPISAQHRHAWSDGLAMRAAPFGVFAAGRPAEAARLVAIDGSVSHDGEGIYGGQAVAAGVAAAMAGAPTIAVVASALAVIPDDSWTARSLRRAVAVAHRGERAVRSAVVIGGYPWTDLAPEAVALAFGAYAAADGDFTESVLTAVNMGRDADTTAAVAGALAGATRGASSIPPDWTTAIGPARGSCLPSMAGHHVLDVAELLVPGEGGKWGTTARPLHREEWPPPPPATFTPSPATRTETPS; encoded by the coding sequence ATGCCTTCCATCGCCTGCATTCCTCCGGTTCCGGCGCCGGGGGACGCCGCCGACCTCCGCGAACGGGCACGCGGGGCCATGCTCGGGCTCGCCGTCGGGGACGCGCTGGGGGCGCCCGCCGAGAACATGAAACCCTCCGAGATCCGCGCGCGCTGGGGGCGCATCACGGGATACGTGGCCGAGAACCCCTCGGGCACGGACGACACCGAGTACGCCATCTTCTCCGGCCTGCTGCTGGCACGGCACGGCTCGGCGCTCACCGTCACGCATGTGGAGACGGCCTGGCACCAGTGGATCGCGGACCGGGACGAGGGCCCGTTCCGGGGCGCCGGCTTCAGCGAACGCGGCACCCTGGAGAACCTTCGCCGGGGCCTGGCCGCGCCGATCTCCGCCCAGCACCGGCACGCCTGGAGCGACGGCCTGGCCATGCGCGCTGCCCCCTTCGGCGTCTTCGCCGCGGGCCGCCCGGCGGAGGCCGCCCGCCTGGTCGCGATCGACGGCTCGGTCAGCCACGACGGCGAGGGCATCTACGGCGGCCAGGCGGTCGCGGCGGGAGTGGCGGCGGCGATGGCGGGCGCCCCCACCATCGCGGTCGTGGCCTCCGCCCTCGCCGTGATCCCCGACGACTCCTGGACGGCCCGTTCCCTGCGCCGGGCGGTGGCCGTCGCCCACCGCGGCGAACGCGCGGTCCGCTCCGCCGTCGTCATCGGCGGCTATCCCTGGACCGACCTCGCCCCCGAAGCCGTCGCCCTCGCCTTCGGCGCCTACGCGGCGGCCGACGGCGACTTCACCGAGTCGGTGCTGACGGCGGTGAACATGGGCCGCGACGCCGACACGACCGCCGCCGTCGCCGGCGCCCTGGCCGGAGCGACCCGGGGCGCGTCGTCGATCCCGCCCGACTGGACCACCGCCATCGGCCCGGCACGAGGCAGCTGCCTCCCCTCCATGGCAGGCCACCACGTCCTGGACGTGGCAGAACTCCTGGTCCCCGGCGAGGGCGGCAAATGGGGCACCACGGCACGCCCCCTCCACCGCGAAGAGTGGCCCCCGCCCCCTCCGGCCACCTTCACCCCGTCCCCGGCCACCCGAACGGAGACCCCTTCATGA